The Neisseria yangbaofengii genome contains a region encoding:
- a CDS encoding YagU family protein, which produces MSTQRNVNGKVILWTTLIGGFISSLVKWGSEVNMPPRMPGEISPPGANIDAWLGWLGFNQHSLDYMFQGNSILGAVTLYHWLFSFVFAFVYVVGSMYWSKMRAWYGALYGIIITVVMHGALIPMFGFRYPAYAPEGVNGWLWNLNAAELWSEFLGHIYWSVSIEICMIAVLAHFARPIYGVWWKD; this is translated from the coding sequence ATGAGTACTCAGCGTAATGTCAATGGCAAAGTAATTTTATGGACAACCTTAATCGGTGGTTTCATTAGCTCTTTGGTGAAATGGGGCTCAGAAGTAAACATGCCGCCGCGTATGCCGGGCGAAATTTCGCCACCGGGTGCCAATATCGATGCGTGGCTTGGCTGGTTGGGTTTTAACCAGCATTCCTTGGATTACATGTTTCAAGGCAACAGCATTTTAGGCGCAGTGACGCTGTATCACTGGCTGTTTAGCTTTGTGTTTGCATTTGTTTATGTAGTCGGCTCGATGTATTGGTCGAAAATGCGTGCATGGTACGGCGCGTTATACGGCATCATTATCACCGTGGTTATGCATGGCGCTTTGATTCCGATGTTCGGCTTCCGCTACCCTGCTTACGCGCCCGAAGGCGTGAATGGTTGGCTGTGGAATCTAAACGCCGCCGAATTGTGGAGCGAATTCTTAGGCCATATTTACTGGTCGGTTTCGATTGAGATTTGTATGATTGCCGTTTTGGCACACTTTGCCCGCCCGATTTACGGTGTATGGTGGAAAGATTAA
- the fghA gene encoding S-formylglutathione hydrolase: MSSPELISRNKMFNGHQERYCHASSANGCDMTFSIYLPPQTLQGYHVPVLYWLSGLTCTDENFTQKSGAQRFAAQWGIALVMPDTSPRGGNVADDEGYDLGKGAGFYVNATQAPWAEHYRMYDYIVEELPALIEANFPVTGQRSIFGHSMGGHGALQIALKNPDRYAAVSAFAPIVNPSQTPWGQKAFAAYLGDDPTAWQAYDSTALVQTASKKLPILIDQGDADPFYPKELQPETFVNAARGNGFNVQFKQRAGYDHSYFFIASFIDSHIEFHAEALGL; the protein is encoded by the coding sequence ATGTCTTCACCTGAATTGATTTCACGCAATAAAATGTTCAATGGCCATCAAGAGCGCTACTGCCATGCCTCAAGTGCCAACGGCTGCGACATGACTTTCAGCATTTACCTGCCGCCGCAAACACTTCAAGGCTACCATGTGCCGGTGTTGTATTGGCTCTCCGGCCTGACTTGTACCGATGAAAACTTTACCCAAAAATCCGGTGCGCAACGCTTTGCCGCACAATGGGGCATTGCCTTAGTCATGCCCGACACCTCGCCGCGCGGCGGCAACGTTGCTGATGACGAAGGCTACGACTTGGGCAAAGGCGCAGGTTTTTATGTCAACGCTACGCAAGCGCCTTGGGCAGAACATTACCGCATGTACGACTACATCGTCGAAGAATTGCCCGCTTTGATTGAAGCCAATTTTCCGGTGACCGGACAGCGCAGTATTTTCGGCCACAGCATGGGCGGCCACGGCGCATTGCAAATTGCTTTGAAAAATCCCGACCGCTACGCTGCCGTTTCTGCTTTCGCTCCGATTGTGAACCCGAGCCAAACACCGTGGGGACAAAAAGCCTTCGCCGCCTATTTGGGCGATGATCCAACCGCATGGCAAGCCTACGACAGCACCGCCCTCGTTCAGACGGCCTCGAAAAAACTGCCGATTCTCATCGACCAAGGCGATGCCGATCCGTTTTATCCGAAAGAATTGCAACCGGAAACCTTCGTCAACGCTGCCCGCGGTAATGGATTTAACGTTCAATTCAAACAACGCGCAGGGTATGACCACAGCTATTTCTTCATCGCCAGCTTTATCGACAGCCACATCGAATTTCATGCCGAAGCATTGGGGCTGTAA
- a CDS encoding class I SAM-dependent methyltransferase translates to MTDITPFANRLGKNIKHLMKWAKRNQIEAWRIYDRDIPQFPFAIDVYGGHIHLQEYDTGWLMQPEEYEAWLADVLEAIGFVTGFSPEQIHLKRRERQKGTQQYEKTGKSGEDFVISENGRRFWVNLDKYLDTGLFLDHRNTRKKVGNNARGKRFLNLFSYTGSFTVYAATGGATGSETVDLSNTYLDWAKRNFELNGIDSNAHKIVRADVFQYLKNAEAEGKKFDLIVMDPPSFSNSKKMLDILDIQRDQMTLINGAMKLLASDGLMYFSNNLRSFGLNPEISEKYAVKDVTKQSVPDDFRNKKIHQCWEIRHK, encoded by the coding sequence ATGACCGACATCACACCATTTGCCAACCGCTTGGGAAAAAACATCAAACACCTGATGAAATGGGCCAAACGCAACCAAATCGAAGCATGGCGCATCTACGACCGCGACATTCCTCAGTTCCCTTTCGCCATCGATGTGTATGGCGGCCATATTCATTTGCAGGAATACGACACCGGCTGGCTGATGCAGCCGGAAGAATATGAAGCATGGTTGGCCGATGTTTTGGAAGCCATCGGCTTTGTAACCGGTTTTTCGCCCGAACAAATCCACCTCAAACGCCGCGAACGCCAAAAAGGTACGCAACAATATGAAAAAACCGGCAAATCCGGCGAAGATTTTGTGATCAGCGAAAATGGCCGCCGCTTTTGGGTCAACCTTGATAAATATTTAGACACAGGCCTTTTTCTCGACCACCGCAACACCCGTAAAAAAGTCGGCAACAACGCCCGGGGCAAACGCTTTTTAAACCTGTTTTCCTACACCGGCAGCTTTACCGTATATGCTGCAACCGGCGGCGCAACCGGTAGTGAAACTGTCGATTTATCCAATACTTATCTTGATTGGGCAAAACGCAATTTTGAATTAAACGGCATCGATTCAAACGCTCATAAAATCGTGCGCGCCGATGTGTTTCAATACTTAAAAAACGCCGAAGCCGAAGGCAAAAAGTTTGACCTGATTGTGATGGATCCGCCGAGCTTTTCCAACAGCAAAAAAATGCTGGATATTCTCGACATCCAGCGCGACCAAATGACCTTAATCAACGGCGCCATGAAACTGCTGGCTTCAGACGGCCTGATGTATTTTTCAAACAATCTACGCAGCTTTGGATTGAATCCCGAAATCAGCGAAAAATACGCCGTCAAAGACGTGACCAAACAATCCGTTCCCGATGATTTCCGCAACAAAAAAATCCACCAATGCTGGGAAATCCGCCACAAATAG
- a CDS encoding DEAD/DEAH box helicase: MSIKFVDLNLDKNILSALQSAGYESPTPIQAQSVPVALEGRDIMASAQTGSGKTAAFLLPTLQRLIKRSEKNGKGPRALVLTPTRELAAQVEKNALTYAQNMRWFRTVSIVGGASFGYQTRALSKPVDLVVATPGRLMDLMGSGKIDFDRLEVLILDEADRMLDMGFIDDIETIVEATPKDRQTLLFSATWDGAVGKLARKLTKNPEVIEVERVDDQGKIEEQLLYCDDMRHKNRLLDHILRDASIDQCVIFTSTKAMTEVLADELYEKGFAANCLHGDMPQGWRNRTLMDLRKGRCKILVATDVAARGIDVPTITHVINYDLPKQAEDYVHRIGRTGRAGRTGIAVTFAEVNEYIKVHKIEKYIGRKLNEVTVEGMEPTRKRKSTGGRTKGGRFAKGSYGDRDRKFGDRKGAKPRSEGGFSGKIRSERSEDGFKPRSEGFKKSGSDFKGKRKSGGDFGGKGGYGKSSRPAGKRG; encoded by the coding sequence ATGTCTATTAAATTTGTTGATTTAAACCTTGATAAAAACATTTTGTCTGCGCTGCAAAGCGCGGGCTACGAATCGCCAACCCCGATTCAGGCGCAGTCGGTGCCGGTGGCTTTGGAAGGCCGCGACATCATGGCATCGGCGCAAACAGGTTCGGGGAAAACCGCCGCATTCCTGCTGCCGACCCTGCAACGTTTGATCAAACGCAGCGAAAAAAACGGCAAAGGCCCACGTGCTTTGGTATTGACCCCGACCCGCGAATTGGCTGCGCAAGTTGAGAAAAATGCGTTGACTTATGCACAAAATATGCGCTGGTTCCGCACCGTCAGCATTGTTGGCGGTGCGTCGTTCGGCTATCAAACCCGCGCTTTGAGCAAGCCGGTTGATTTGGTGGTGGCCACTCCGGGGCGCTTGATGGACTTGATGGGCAGCGGCAAAATTGATTTTGATCGTTTGGAAGTATTGATTCTGGACGAAGCCGACCGCATGCTGGACATGGGTTTCATCGACGACATCGAAACCATCGTTGAAGCCACGCCAAAAGACCGCCAGACCTTATTATTCTCTGCGACTTGGGACGGTGCCGTCGGCAAATTGGCACGCAAATTGACCAAAAATCCGGAAGTGATTGAAGTTGAGCGCGTTGACGACCAAGGTAAAATCGAAGAGCAATTATTATATTGCGACGATATGCGCCACAAAAACCGTTTGCTCGACCATATTTTGCGCGATGCCAGTATCGACCAATGCGTGATTTTCACTTCAACCAAAGCCATGACCGAAGTTTTGGCCGATGAGTTGTATGAAAAAGGCTTTGCTGCCAATTGCTTACACGGTGACATGCCGCAAGGCTGGCGTAACCGCACCTTGATGGATTTGCGCAAAGGCCGTTGCAAAATCTTGGTGGCAACCGATGTGGCTGCGCGCGGTATCGATGTGCCGACCATTACTCATGTGATTAACTACGATTTGCCGAAACAGGCGGAAGATTATGTGCACCGCATCGGTCGTACCGGCCGTGCAGGCCGTACCGGTATTGCGGTGACGTTTGCAGAAGTGAACGAATATATTAAAGTGCACAAAATCGAAAAATACATCGGCCGTAAATTAAATGAAGTAACCGTAGAAGGTATGGAGCCGACCCGTAAACGCAAGTCTACCGGCGGCAGAACGAAAGGCGGCAGATTTGCCAAAGGCAGCTACGGAGACCGTGACCGTAAATTCGGTGATCGCAAAGGCGCTAAGCCGCGTAGCGAAGGCGGTTTTAGTGGAAAAATCCGCAGCGAACGCAGTGAAGATGGTTTTAAACCACGCAGCGAAGGCTTTAAAAAGAGCGGTTCGGATTTCAAAGGCAAACGCAAATCAGGTGGTGATTTCGGTGGTAAAGGCGGCTATGGTAAATCAAGCCGGCCGGCCGGTAAGCGCGGTTAA